The window TAATCAACGCCTTCTACACGAATCGTACCAGTACCTGCTCCTCTAACATTTGCTCCCATTTTATTGAGAAAATTCGCTAGATCGACAATTTCCGGTTCTTTGGCGCAGTTTTCAATGATCGTTGTTCCTTCTGCCAATACAGCAGCCATCAATATATTTTCGGTCGCTCCTACACTAGGAAAATCAAGGTAAATTTTCGCACCTTTTAATCGGCCGGGAACTTCTGCTTCTATAAAACCGTTGCCAACTTTGACAACAGCCCCCATTGCTTCAAAGCCTTTTAAATGCTGATCGATCGGTCTGGATCCAATTGCACAGCCACCTGGAAGGGCTACCCGCGCTTTACCTGTACGGGCAAGCAACGAGCCCATGACTAATACAGACGCCCTCATTTTTCGTACATATTCAAACGGGGCCTCTACAAAAACCTCTCTAGATGCGTCTACTATGATTGTATTGTCTTCAAAGTTCACGTCACAGTTTAAATGACGCAGCACTTCGTTAATGGTATACACATCGGAGAGAGCAGGTACATCACGAATGATACTTTTTCCTTTACTTGCTAATATTGTTGCAGCGATAACAGGGAGAACGGCGTTTTTTGCGCCTTCCACTTTCACTGTGCCGTTCAGCCTTTTTCCGCCGCGGACGATGATTTTTTCCAAGAGTATTCCCCTCCGCGTCCTAATTCTCTATATTAATATTCAACTGTAATGATTGGTGTGCCAATGACAAAGGATGTATTGGCGTCCAATTGTTCTCTTAATCCAATTTGCAAATTCATCCGTTTTTCTTTCAGAGGTAAGCTCTGACTGAATTGTTTTGAATAAGCTGAAATGGAATAGAGATCGTCTTCTTTCAGTGCTTCCGTTTCTTTTGCATTTAATGCCGTCATCATAGAGGAAACTTGATTTGACAAAACTTCCTTAAGTTTACCATTGAACTTCCCCTTTATACAAGAGAAAACCAGAGGGTGGTGAATAAAAATTTTCGAGTAATTTTCTTCAAACCCTCCATGAATAAAAGAAAGATTTTCTTTTTTCAGGTCACTTCCTTCAACTGTATAAAGGACATACGATTGTTCGTTTTCATTGGAAACAATTTGAATGGTTTGGCGGATATTTTCTTTGGTTGATACAGCAGAGTATGAACTCTCATTACTATTTGTATTTTTGGACCAAGCCCAGTGTGAAAACTCCGCCTGAAGCTTCCGTACAGTTTGTCCAATTTTTTCACTTTGAATCGGTTCCCTCGTGTGTAAAGACCATGAAGAAATCGTTCCATTCATACTTTCCGCCAGATTAGCAAGTGTTTCGATTTCCGGTTTCGGATTCACCGCTATCGTGTTTTTCCCCAAAAGTACGATTGAAAAACCCATTATGCCAATAATAATGACGAAAATGATATAATTTCCTTTCATACATCTTCTCCCCTTTGGTAACAGTGTTTCCGGTTACCTGGGAGAAATACGTGGGAATAATCGTCATCTTTCAACAATGAGTCTTGTGTACATTTTCACTTGCTAATCAAGCAAACAGCAGTTTAAAAAAACTGCATCCAAAGAAAATAATAAATAAAATTTTTAAAAATTCAAGTGTGAAGAACGAACTAAATTCTCAGGACCATAAAAATTGAAAATCGATTCATTTTCCCTATGATCAAGAGGAATCGTCATCTTTCCGGCCGCTTTTCCGATCCAAAAAAACAGAAATTATTGAAACATCATTGGCAGCCGCTGCGACCATAGCAAATAATCCAAGAAAAATTGGCTGACCACTGAACCAATAGCAATTGTCAACAAGACGTATAACAGCCTGGCTTGAAAGACTCTATTGGGTTTAATCAGCTTCTCAAACCTTAGCGCTTGCAAAGCCCAAAATGTAATCGCTATAAACACCAAATGGGAAAGAATGCTGAGGAGCGCTTGTTGTCCAAATTGTGCAACCATCCTGACCTCTCCTTCCAGGTTTTCCACCTGCCAGCTATTGTAGCATAAATCTTGCATAGAGAACGACTGTCATTCCACTTTCTAATCGATGATCCATCCTTGCCGATGATTGGCCGAACAACATGGTCTCTTCTTGAGAATGATGGTTTCATTCTTTTGAAAAAAGAGATTTGATTTCCTCATGAATCATTCCTATTCTTTCGATTCAATCAAAAATCAACAGGTCAACCTTCCTCTCACTCTAAAGACCATGCCTTCTCTTTCCTGCTTCCATATTTTTCGTTCCAAACTCCCGCTGATATGACCATTTTTTCCATAAAATCAGCCTTTATTCCGTTTAACGTCTTACCTAAAATAAACGAAAAAAGTCAGCAACCATTCTTTTTTACGGTGAGCAATAGATAAACGAAAAGCAGAATGATCATTTCATTAGTCCGATAAAAAAGCTGATCCAAACAAGAAAGCGGAAATTTCCTGTTCAGATCAGCCTAGGTTGGTCATT of the Bacillus smithii genome contains:
- the murA gene encoding UDP-N-acetylglucosamine 1-carboxyvinyltransferase produces the protein MEKIIVRGGKRLNGTVKVEGAKNAVLPVIAATILASKGKSIIRDVPALSDVYTINEVLRHLNCDVNFEDNTIIVDASREVFVEAPFEYVRKMRASVLVMGSLLARTGKARVALPGGCAIGSRPIDQHLKGFEAMGAVVKVGNGFIEAEVPGRLKGAKIYLDFPSVGATENILMAAVLAEGTTIIENCAKEPEIVDLANFLNKMGANVRGAGTGTIRVEGVDYLTGAEHAIIPDRIEAGTFMTAAAITGGNVLVQGAVPEHLTSLIAKLEEMGVTVIEEANGIRVIGPEKLKAVDIKTMPHPGFPTDMQSQMMALLLKAEGTSVITETVFENRFMHVEEFRRMNANIKIEGHSVIINGPCKLQGAEVTATDLRAAAALILAGLVADGYTRVTELKHLDRGYVNFHGKLASLGADIIRVNEEDQETLTEKVAITDVKA
- a CDS encoding YwmB family TATA-box binding protein, which gives rise to MKGNYIIFVIIIGIMGFSIVLLGKNTIAVNPKPEIETLANLAESMNGTISSWSLHTREPIQSEKIGQTVRKLQAEFSHWAWSKNTNSNESSYSAVSTKENIRQTIQIVSNENEQSYVLYTVEGSDLKKENLSFIHGGFEENYSKIFIHHPLVFSCIKGKFNGKLKEVLSNQVSSMMTALNAKETEALKEDDLYSISAYSKQFSQSLPLKEKRMNLQIGLREQLDANTSFVIGTPIITVEY
- a CDS encoding DUF1146 family protein, with the protein product MVAQFGQQALLSILSHLVFIAITFWALQALRFEKLIKPNRVFQARLLYVLLTIAIGSVVSQFFLDYLLWSQRLPMMFQ